The Silene latifolia isolate original U9 population chromosome Y, ASM4854445v1, whole genome shotgun sequence sequence CCTGCAAATATTTCTCTCATTCCATATCATATAGAACGTAACCAATCTTGCCATTCTGCAAGTCTTCTTTCTTAGTTTCGAGTAGAAATGAGTAGACCCAGTGAAGCAAATATGAAACCTTTCCTCAACACCTGCAATGACCCTAGCACTATAACCACACTCAGCAAAAAGATGGTCATGCGTTTCCTTTCCCACTTCACAGAGAACACATTTATCAGATAAACATATACCCATCCTGTGAAGTTTACCTCTGGTATTAAGAGCCTTTTTCTGAATcaaccaagcaataaaagaatGCTTGGGTAGTAACCAATTATCCCACACATCCTTATACCATAGGACATGGGGGTGTGAACCCTGCATCCAATGGTAACCTGCACTGACAGTGTAACCACCAGGAGAGGCTATCCAGGTATTACCTTGATAACCACCCTCAAGAATACCTCTAACTCTACAAATAATCCTCCAATTCCAGTTGGAATCAGGAGGAGGCTGATAATGCACCCAATCTGTCCCTTTCATATAGACATGGTCTATCCAAAGCACCCACAATCTATCTGCTTTTGTATACAACCAATGAACAAGCTTACCCACACTTGCTACATTCCACACCCCTGCAATCTGAATACCCAGACCACCCTCCTTCATACTGAAACAAACATCATGCCAAGACACCAAGGGAGTTCTGTTATAGTCTGACTCACCACACCACAGAAAGTTCCTACAAATTGCCTCTATTCTTTTGATGACTCCCTTAGGAATCAGAAAAGTAGAAGCCCAGTAATTATGAAGGGTATTGAAAACAGAATTGATTAGCACAAGTCTACCAGCATAGCTTAGCTTCCTTGCCCCAATCCCTCTGACTTTAGAAACAATCTTCTCAATTAACACATTACAATCAGCCTTATTCAATCTACCAGGTTGGATAGGTATACCCAAGTATTTAAAAGGAAGCTTCCCTTCCTGGTAACCAGAAATCTGGATAATGTCAGTCTTCAAACTATCAGTGACTCCACAAAACACTACCTCAGATTTAGAAGCATTAACTGTAAGTCCTGATGCAGCAGAAAATGTAGCCAGAACTCTGAGTATAAGCATAATGGACTGCACATCCCCCTTACTAAACATTAGGAGATCATCAGCAAAGAGCAAGTGAGTAAGTTTCAGACTCTTACAAAGAGGGTGATACCTGAAATACCATTTCCTTGTTGCAAACTCTATAATCCTTGACAAATATTCCATACAAAGGCAGAAAAGAAGTGGTGAGATAGGGTCACCTTGTCTAAGGCCCCTTCTACCTTTGAAATAACCAAACTGTGCCCCCATTGAGATTAAGAGTAAAAGAAGAAGTAGTTACACAAGTCATAATCATCTGTCTGAACTTCTCAGGGAACATAAGAGCACCTAGCATTTGATCTACAAAAGCCCACTCAATAGAATCATAAGCTTTTTGTAAATCTAGCTTAAACATGCATCTTGGAGAGGCATTTCCCCTATGGTAAAGCCTAACTAAGTCCTGGCAAATCAATATATATTCTAGAATGCTCCTGCCTTTGACAAAAGCTCCCTGATTTTTACTTATTATATCAGGTAAAACCAGAGCCAGCCTATTGCAAAGAATTTTGGAGATGGCTTTATATAAAGAACATTACAGCAGGAAATTGGCCTGAAATGCTTGACACTGGTAGGCCTGTCCAGTTTAGGAATTAAGGTAATTATAGTAGCATTCAGCTGAGTCAATAACTTCCCAGTATCAAAAAAATTGATAACTTCTGCACTCACATCAGTCCCTATCACATCCCAAGCATCCCTGAAAAATTGGCTTGTATAGCCATCAGGACCAGGTGACTTATTTTTAGGAATGCTAAAAATGCTATTCTTAACCTCTTCACTA is a genomic window containing:
- the LOC141629449 gene encoding uncharacterized protein LOC141629449, with translation MGAQFGYFKGRRGLRQGDPISPLLFCLCMEYLSRIIEFATRKWYFRYHPLCKSLKLTHLLFADDLLMFSKGDVQSIMLILRVLATFSAASGLTVNASKSEVVFCGVTDSLKTDIIQISGYQEGKLPFKYLGIPIQPGRLNKADCNVLIEKIVSKVRGIGARKLSYAGRLVLINSVFNTLHNYWASTFLIPKGVIKRIEAICRNFLWCGESDYNRTPLVSWHDVCFSMKEGGLGIQIAGVWNVASVGKLVHWLYTKADRLWVLWIDHVYMKGTDWVHYQPPPDSNWNWRIICRVRGILEGGYQGNTWIASPGGYTVSAGYHWMQGSHPHVLWYKDVWDNWLLPKHSFIAWLIQKKALNTRGKLHRMGICLSDKCVLCEVGKETHDHLFAECGYSARVIAGVEERFHICFTGSTHFYSKLRKKTCRMARLVTFYMIWNERNICRLTLQLSRPETLVSRISQQVHNRLVCKMSTVVKDNDCDWLSRLHIRCSFCT